Proteins encoded by one window of Brienomyrus brachyistius isolate T26 chromosome 1, BBRACH_0.4, whole genome shotgun sequence:
- the LOC125746602 gene encoding protein mono-ADP-ribosyltransferase PARP12-like, with protein sequence MSYASYARVIHYATSILCCNKGSMDLVELYRKVFRRFDITENDFWYIVRKCPRFAVVRSAGASERGPEDWGSDCTVVAKTSLRICKNYTKYECGDCQELHLCKYFVYGNCRYGKGRKQCKFSHDVRSEHNYPLLRECTLHELHEEDLFLLLLQNDPTLLPEVCSHYNKGSGPYGACTFKATCTKLHICQHFIQDDCRFGHRCKRLHAVDEYGRRMLEERGLSGEIIHDLPFIYKNVYRLSLNTPYPEREGMAIEPMVRPAPQSEERSEICLHFLRRNCRFQDQCIRIHFNLPYKWEVFDGECWRDLRHMEEIERAYCDPRNTHSPGSRPVDFLTMTRDSDPVRRLSTASSVNKPPHYILTTQWLWYYKGDHENWIEYGKADDKQRVTSLTSRDLEVAYLTDSNAEITVMKGHRQYYLSFQDMYQRNPKHNTKRKVRRRPRFVSITEVEEKIAR encoded by the exons ATGTCCTACGCCAGTTATGCCAGAGTGATCCACTACGCCACCAGCATCCTGTGTTGCAACAAGGGCTCCATGGACCTGGTGGAGCTCTACAGGAAAGTTTTCCGGCGTTTCGATATCACGGAGAACGACTTTTGGTATATAGTAAGAAAATGTCCGCGCTTCGCCGTGGTGAGGAGCGCCGGCGCCTCCGAGCGGGGGCCGGAGGATTGGGGATCCGACTGCACGGTGGTCGCCAAGACGTCCCTGCGGATCTGCAAGAACTATACTAAATACGAGTGCGGTGACTGCCAGGAGCTGCACCTCTGCAAATATTTCGTGTACGGAAACTGCAGATACGGCAAAGGACG gAAGCAGTGTAAGTTCTCGCACGACGTCCGATCCGAGCACAACTATCCTCTCCTGAGAGAGTGCACCCTCCACGAGCTGCACGAAGAGGACCTCTTCCTACTTCTGCTTCAAAATGATCCCACTCTCCTCCCCGAG GTATGCTCCCATTACAACAAGGGCTCGGGTCCTTACGGGGCCTGCACCTTTAAGGCCACCTGCACCAAGCTGCATATCTGTCAGCACTTCATCCAGGACGACTGCAGGTTCGGCCATCGCTGCAAGCGGCTGCATGCGGTCGACGAGTACGGCCGGCGCATGCTGGAGGAGCGTGGCCTCAGTGGCGAGATCATCCACGACTTGCCGTTCATTTACAAGAACGTCTACCGGCTCAGCCTGAACACGCCGTACCCCGAGCGAG AGGGCATGGCGATCGAACCCATGGTCAGGCCGGCCCCTCAGAGCGAGGAGAGGTCCGAGATTTGCCTCCATTTCTTACGGAGGAACTGCCGCTTTCAAG ATCAGTGCATTCGCATCCATTTTAACCTCCCCTACAAGTGGGAGGTGTTTGACGGGGAGTGCTGGAGAGACCTGAGGCAcatggaggagattgagaggGCGTACTGTGACCCCCGgaacacacacag CCCAGGGTCCCGGCCTGTGGACTTCCTTACCATGACCCGGGATTCTGACCCGGTCCGCCGTCTGTCCACGGCCTCTTCAGTCAACAAGCCGCCACACTACATACTGACGACCCAGTGGCTCTGGTACTACAAAGGCGACCACGAGAACTGGATCGAATATGGAAAAGCC GACGACAAGCAGCGCGTGACCTCGCTGACCTCCAGAGACCTGGAGGTGGCTTATCTGACCGACAGCAACGCCGAAATTACCGTGATGAAAGGCCACCGGCAATACTACCTGAGTTTCCAAG ACATGTACCAGAGGAACCCCAAGCACAACACCAAGCGGAAGGTGAGAAGACGGCCCCGATTCGTGTCCATCACCGAGGTGGAAGAGAAGATTGCACGATAG